From one Malus sylvestris chromosome 1, drMalSylv7.2, whole genome shotgun sequence genomic stretch:
- the LOC126595754 gene encoding ARF guanine-nucleotide exchange factor GNOM-like isoform X1: MGRLKLQSGIQAIGEEPGECDATYPNHATLACIINSEIGTVLAVMRRNVRWGGRYMSGDDQLEHPLIQSLKALRKQIFSWKHHMHSVNPSEYLQPFLDVIRSDETGAPITGVALSSVYNILTLDVIDQNSLNVEDAMHLLVDAITGCRFEVTDPASEEVVLMKILQVLLACMKSKASIILTNQHVCTLVNTCFRIVHQAGTKGELLQRIARHTMHELVRCIFSHLPDVQPAERALPNGSSTINGEIAGKNNEHASGSRQLENGNMISEFDNQLLSTNPALNTSSGLVESGMDEKTAGASSGKEAGQYDVQLMAEPFGVPCMVEIFNFLCSLLNVVEHVGMGPRSNTIAFDEDVPLFALGLVNCAIELSGSSIRHHPKLLSLVQDELFQNLMQFGLSTSPLILSMVCSIVLNLYHHLRTELKLQLEAFFSCVILRLVQSRYGASYQQQEVAMEAVVDFCRQKTFMVEMYANLDCDITCNNVFEELANLLSKSAFPVSLPLSSIHILALDGLIAIIQGMAERAGNGSVSAVQAPPTNLDEYTPFWLMKCDNYSDPNHWVPFVRRRKHIKRRLMIGADHFNHDPKKGLEFLQGTHLLPDKLDPESVACFFRYTAGLDKNLVGDFLGNHDEFCIQVLNKFAGTFDFQDMHLDTALRLFLETFRLPGESQKIQRVLEAFSERYYEQSPQILANKDAALLLSYSIIMLNTDQHNVQVKKKMTEEDFIRNNRHINGGDDLPREFLSELYHSICKNEIRTTPEQGAGYPEMNPSRWIDLIHKSKKSAPFIVSDTRAYLDQDMFAIMSGPTIAAISVVFDHAEHEEIYQTCIDGFLSVAKIAACYHLEDVLDDLVVSLCKFTTLLNPSSYEEPVIAFGDDPKARMSTVTVFTFANTYGDYIRTGWRNVLECILRLHKLGLLSAFVASEAAGDSESSADTGHGKPITNSLSSVPMPPVSTPRKSSGFMGRFSQLLSLDTEEPRSQPTEEELAAHQRTLQTIQKCHIDGIFSESKFLQAESLLQLAQALIWAGGRPQKGSSSPEDEDTAVFCLELLIAITLNNRDRIMLLWQIVYEHISNIVQSTVMPCALVEKAVFGLIQICQRLLPYKEDLADELLRSLQLVLKLDARVADAYCEQITQEVGRLVKANASHIRSPLGWRIVTSLLSITARHLEASEAGFDALFFIMSEGTHLLPANYVLCVDASRQFAESRVGEVERSVCALDLMAGSIDCLARWACDAKQSMNEEVALKMSQDIGQMWLRLVQGLRKVCLDQREEVRNHALSILRRCLTGVDGIPLPHGLWLQCFDMVIFTMLDDLLEIAQGHSPKEYRNMEGTLILALKLLSKVFLELLPELSQLTNFSKLWLGVLNRMENYMKVKVGGRKCEKLRDQVPELLKNTLLVMILRGVLVEKSDGGDDSLWELTWLHVNKIAPLLQSEISRDPILEQSDTKQQGESGRVSDATGTLIPTETAAAEGSSSGG, from the exons ATGGGGCGTCTGAAGCTGCAAAGTGGAATCCAGGCAATTGGGGAAGAACCTGGGGAATGTGATGCAACGTATCCTAATCATGCTACTTTAGCATGCATCATTAATTCGGAAATAGGCACTGTATTAGCGGTTATGAGGAGGAATGTGAGATGGGGAGGACGCTATATGTCTGGCGATGATCAGCTGGAACACCCTCTAATCCAGTCTTTGAAGGCACTGCGCAAGCAAATCTTTTCATGGAAGCACCATATGCATTCCGTCAATCCTTCTGAATATCTCCAGCCATTTCTGGATGTGATTAGGTCGGATGAAACTGGTGCACCAATTACTGGTGTGGCGTTGTCTTCTGTTTACAATATCTTAACACTTGATGTAATTGATCAAAATTCCTTAAATGTTGAAGATGCCATGCACTTATTAGTTGATGCGATCACTGGCTGCCGATTTGAGGTGACTGATCCTGCATCAGAAGAAGTGGTATTGATGAAGATACTGCAGGTTCTTCTAGCTTGCATGAAGAGTAAAGCATCTATTATATTGACCAATCAGCATGTTTGCACTCTAGTGAACACATGTTTCCGTATTGTCCATCAAGCGGGAACAAAAGGTGAGTTGTTGCAGCGTATAGCTCGCCACACAATGCATGAACTTGTTAGATGCATTTTCTCACACCTTCCAGATGTTCAACCTGCTGAACGTGCATTGCCAAATGGAAGCAGTACCATCAATGGAGAG ATTGCAGGGAAAAATAATGAGCATGCTTCTGGAAGTAGACAATTGGAGAATGGCAACATGATTTCTGAGTTTGATAATCAGCTATTATCTACAAATCCTGCTTTGAACACTTCCTCAGGTCTTGTAGAATCTGGGATGGATGAAAAGACAGCTGGTGCTTCTAGTGGGAAGGAGGCTGGTCAATATGACGTGCAACTCATGGCTGAGCCATTTGGGGTTCCCTGCATGGTGGAAATATTTAACTTCCTGTGCTCTTTATTAAATGTGGTTGAGCATGTAGGAATGGGTCCCAGGTCTAATACCATAGCTTTTGATGAAGATGTACCCCTTTTTGCATTGGGTTTGGTTAATTGTGCTATAGAGTTAAGTGGGTCCTCCATTCGGCATCACCCCAAGTTATTAAGTTTGGTTCAGGATGAATTGTTTCAAAATCTGATGCAGTTTGGCCTGTCAACAAGTCCACTTATTCTTTCAATGGTATGCAGCATTGTCCTCAATCTGTATCACCATCTCCGCACTGAACTTAAGCTACAGCTTGAGGCTTTCTTTTCATGTGTGATATTGAGGCTTGTGCAAAGCAGGTATGGGGCTTCTTATCAGCAGCAGGAGGTTGCCATGGAGGCCGTTGTGGACTTCTGCCGGCAGAAAACTTTCATGGTGGAGATGTACGCGAACTTGGATTGCGACATAACATGCAATAATGTCTTTGAAGAGCTTGCTAATCTGTTGTCAAAGAGTGCATTCCCTGTTAGTTTGCCTTTGTCTTCAATTCACATTCTTGCTTTGGATGGTCTTATTGCTATTATTCAGGGAATGGCAGAGAGGGCAGGGAATGGCTCAGTTAGTGCTGTTCAGGCTCCCCCCACGAATCTTGATGAGTATACTCCATTTTGGCTGATGAAATGTGACAACTACAGTGATCCGAATCATTGGGTTCCATTTGTTCGCCGAAGAAAGCACATAAAGAGAAGGCTGATGATTGGAGCCGATCATTTTAACCATGACCCAAAGAAAGGGCTGGAGTTCCTCCAAGGAACCCATCTCTTGCCTGACAAACTTGATCCTGAAAGTGTGGCCTGTTTTTTCAGGTACACTGCTGGGTTGGACAAGAATCTTGTTGGGGATTTCCTGGGAAACCATGATGAGTTTTGCATTCAGGTTCTTAATAAATTCGCTGGTACCTTTGATTTTCAAGACATGCATTTGGATACTGCACTGCGACTGTTTCTGGAGACGTTTCGATTGCCTGGAGAATCACAAAAGATACAAAGGGTGCTTGAAGCATTCTCAGAGAGATATTATGAGCAATCACCACAAATTCTTGCTAACAAGGATGCTGCTCTCCTGTTATCATATTCAATCATAATGCTCAACACTGACCAGCACAATGTTcaggtgaagaagaagatgacagAGGAGGATTTCATTCGGAATAATAGACACATCAATGGAGGTGATGATTTACCTCGAGAATTCCTTTCAGAGCTTTACCACTCAATATGCAAGAATGAGATCCGCACAACTCCAGAACAAGGTGCTGGTTATCCTGAAATGAACCCAAGCCGTTGGATTGATTTAATACACAAATCGAAGAAGAGTGCTCCATTCATTGTATCAGATACCAGAGCCTACCTTGACCAGGATATGTTTGCTATAATGTCAGGCCCCACAATTGCTGCCATTTCTGTGGTATTTGATCATGCAGAACATGAAGAGATTTACCAAACATGCATTGATGGATTTTTATCTGTTGCAAAGATTGCAGCGTGCTACCATCTTGAAGATGTGCTCGACGATCTGGTTGTGTCTCTTTGTAAGTTTACAACCCTTTTAAACCCATCATCTTATGAGGAACCTGTTATAGCCTTTGGTGATGACCCAAAAGCTAGAATGTCAACTGTGACAGTTTTCACGTTTGCCAATACATATGGTGATTACATTCGCACAGGCTGGAGAAATGTTCTCGAATGTATCTTAAGATTACACAAACTTGGTCTTCTGTCGGCATTTGTGGCCAGTGAAGCAGCTGGTGATTCAGAGTCTTCTGCTGACACAGGTCATGGCAAGCCCATAACCAATTCTCTATCATCTGTTCCTATGCCTCCTGTGAGTACTCCTAGGAAATCCTCTGGATTTATGGGCCGGTTTAGTCAGCTCCTATCTCTTGACACAGAGGAGCCGAGATCACAGCCTACTGAAGAAGAACTTGCTGCTCATCAGCGCACCCTTCAGACAATTCAAAAGTGCCACATTGATGGCATATTTTCAGAGAGCAAGTTTCTGCAGGCTGAATCCCTGTTACAGCTTGCACAGGCACTGATCTGGGCTGGAGGACGACCCCAGAAAGGAAGCAGCTCACCTGAGGATGAAGATACTGCAGTTTTTTGCTTGGAGTTGCTGATAGCTATTACCCTAAATAATAGGGATAGGATTATGCTTCTTTGGCAGATTGTGTATGAGCACATATCGAACATTGTTCAGTCTACTGTGATGCCTTGTGCCCTGGTAGAGAAGGCTGTTTTTGGACTTATTCAGATTTGCCAGCGGCTGCTTCCTTATAAAGAGGACCTTGCTGATGAACTCTTGCGATCATTGCAACTTGTTTTAAAGCTTGATGCTCGGGTTGCTGATGCGTACTGTGAGCAAATTACGCAGGAAGTTGGTCGCCTTgtgaaagcaaatgcctctcacATAAGATCACCATTGGGGTGGCGCATAGTTACATCACTACTCTCCATTACTGCTCGGCACCTAGAAGCTTCAGAGGCTGGATTCGATGCACTGTTCTTCATTATGTCTGAAGGAACTCACTTGTTGCCTGCCAATTATGTTCTATGTGTTGATGCGTCAAGGCAGTTTGCTGAGTCTCGTGTTGGAGAGGTGGAGCGATCTGTGTGCGCACTGGATCTTATGGCAGGTTCTATTGATTGTCTAGCAAGGTGGGCCTGCGACGCTAAGCAATCTATGAATGAGGAAGTAGCTCTGAAAATGTCTCAGGATATTGGGCAAATGTGGTTGCGGCTTGTTCAAGGGTTGAGAAAAGTTTGTTTGGACCAGAGAGAAGAGGTTAGGAATCATGCGTTGTCCATCTTACGGAGGTGTTTGACTGGAGTGGATGGGATTCCTCTTCCACATGGTCTATGGTTACAGTGCTTTGACATGGTGATCTTCACAATGCTTGATGACTTGCTTGAAATTGCACAGGGACACTCCCCAAAGGAATACCGCAACATGGAAGGCACGCTTATCCTAGCCTTGAAGCTCCTGTCCAAAGTTTTTCTGGAGCTACTACCCGAGCTATCACAGCTAACAAACTTCAGCAAACTATGGCTGGGTGTTCTCAATCGAATGGAAAATTATATGAAGGTGAAAGTTGGAGGGAGAAAATGTGAGAAGCTACGGGACCAAGTGCCGGAGCTACTTAAGAACACCTTACTTGTAATGATTTTAAGGGGAGTTCTTGTGGAGAAAAGTGACGGAGGAGATGATAGCTTGTGGGAGTTGACGTGGCTACATGTAAATAAAATTGCTCCATTATTGCAGTCTGAAATTTCCCGTGATCCAATTTTAGAGCAGTCAGATACTAAGCAGCAGGGTGAATCAGGGCGAGTTTCTGATGCGACGGGCACTTTAATTCCAACTGAAACAGCTGCTGCTGAAGGTTCCAGCAGTGGAGGCTAA
- the LOC126595754 gene encoding ARF guanine-nucleotide exchange factor GNOM-like isoform X2, with protein MGRLKLQTGIKAIEEEPEDCEAANSNKATLACIINSEIGSVLAVMRRNVRWGSRYISGDDQLEHSLIQSLKALRKQIFSWQHQWHTINPVVYLQPFLDVIRSDETGAPITGAALSSVYNILTLDVIDQNSVNVEDAMNLLVDAITSCRFEVTDPASEEVVLMKILQVLLACMKSKASVMLSNQHVCTIVNTCFRIVHQAGTKGELLQRIARHTMHELVRCIFSHLPDVQPAERALPNGSSTINGEIAGKNNEHASGSRQLENGNMISEFDNQLLSTNPALNTSSGLVESGMDEKTAGASSGKEAGQYDVQLMAEPFGVPCMVEIFNFLCSLLNVVEHVGMGPRSNTIAFDEDVPLFALGLVNCAIELSGSSIRHHPKLLSLVQDELFQNLMQFGLSTSPLILSMVCSIVLNLYHHLRTELKLQLEAFFSCVILRLVQSRYGASYQQQEVAMEAVVDFCRQKTFMVEMYANLDCDITCNNVFEELANLLSKSAFPVSLPLSSIHILALDGLIAIIQGMAERAGNGSVSAVQAPPTNLDEYTPFWLMKCDNYSDPNHWVPFVRRRKHIKRRLMIGADHFNHDPKKGLEFLQGTHLLPDKLDPESVACFFRYTAGLDKNLVGDFLGNHDEFCIQVLNKFAGTFDFQDMHLDTALRLFLETFRLPGESQKIQRVLEAFSERYYEQSPQILANKDAALLLSYSIIMLNTDQHNVQVKKKMTEEDFIRNNRHINGGDDLPREFLSELYHSICKNEIRTTPEQGAGYPEMNPSRWIDLIHKSKKSAPFIVSDTRAYLDQDMFAIMSGPTIAAISVVFDHAEHEEIYQTCIDGFLSVAKIAACYHLEDVLDDLVVSLCKFTTLLNPSSYEEPVIAFGDDPKARMSTVTVFTFANTYGDYIRTGWRNVLECILRLHKLGLLSAFVASEAAGDSESSADTGHGKPITNSLSSVPMPPVSTPRKSSGFMGRFSQLLSLDTEEPRSQPTEEELAAHQRTLQTIQKCHIDGIFSESKFLQAESLLQLAQALIWAGGRPQKGSSSPEDEDTAVFCLELLIAITLNNRDRIMLLWQIVYEHISNIVQSTVMPCALVEKAVFGLIQICQRLLPYKEDLADELLRSLQLVLKLDARVADAYCEQITQEVGRLVKANASHIRSPLGWRIVTSLLSITARHLEASEAGFDALFFIMSEGTHLLPANYVLCVDASRQFAESRVGEVERSVCALDLMAGSIDCLARWACDAKQSMNEEVALKMSQDIGQMWLRLVQGLRKVCLDQREEVRNHALSILRRCLTGVDGIPLPHGLWLQCFDMVIFTMLDDLLEIAQGHSPKEYRNMEGTLILALKLLSKVFLELLPELSQLTNFSKLWLGVLNRMENYMKVKVGGRKCEKLRDQVPELLKNTLLVMILRGVLVEKSDGGDDSLWELTWLHVNKIAPLLQSEISRDPILEQSDTKQQGESGRVSDATGTLIPTETAAAEGSSSGG; from the exons ATGGGGCGTCTAAAGCTGCAAACTGGCATCAAGGCAATTGAGGAAGAACCCGAGGACTGTGAGGCAGCCAATTCAAATAAAGCTACGTTGGCATGCATCATCAATTCAGAAATAGGTTCGGTATTAGCGGTTATGAGGAGGAATGTAAGATGGGGCAGTCGTTATATATCCGGTGATGATCAGCTGGAACACTCTTTAATCCAGTCTTTAAAGGCATTGCGCAAGCAAATTTTTTCATGGCAGCATCAGTGGCATACCATTAATCCTGTTGTGTATCTCCAGCcatttttggatgtgattagATCTGATGAAACTGGTGCACCAATCACTGGTGCTGCTTTGTCATCTGTTTATAATATCTTAACACTTGATGTGATTGATCAAAATTCCGTAAATGTTGAAGATGCCATGAACTTGTTAGTTGATGCCATCACTAGTTGTCGATTTGAGGTCACCGATCCTGCATCAGAGGAAGTGGTACTGATGAAGATACTACAGGTTCTTCTGGCTTGCATGAAGAGTAAAGCATCTGTTATGTTGAGTAACCAGCATGTTTGCACTATAGTGAATACGTGTTTTCGTATCGTTCATCAAGCAGGAACAAAAGGCGAGTTGTTGCAACGAATAGCTCGCCACACAATGCATGAACTTGTTAGATGTATTTTCTCACAC CTTCCAGATGTTCAACCTGCTGAACGTGCATTGCCAAATGGAAGCAGTACCATCAATGGAGAG ATTGCAGGGAAAAATAATGAGCATGCTTCTGGAAGTAGACAATTGGAGAATGGCAACATGATTTCTGAGTTTGATAATCAGCTATTATCTACAAATCCTGCTTTGAACACTTCCTCAGGTCTTGTAGAATCTGGGATGGATGAAAAGACAGCTGGTGCTTCTAGTGGGAAGGAGGCTGGTCAATATGACGTGCAACTCATGGCTGAGCCATTTGGGGTTCCCTGCATGGTGGAAATATTTAACTTCCTGTGCTCTTTATTAAATGTGGTTGAGCATGTAGGAATGGGTCCCAGGTCTAATACCATAGCTTTTGATGAAGATGTACCCCTTTTTGCATTGGGTTTGGTTAATTGTGCTATAGAGTTAAGTGGGTCCTCCATTCGGCATCACCCCAAGTTATTAAGTTTGGTTCAGGATGAATTGTTTCAAAATCTGATGCAGTTTGGCCTGTCAACAAGTCCACTTATTCTTTCAATGGTATGCAGCATTGTCCTCAATCTGTATCACCATCTCCGCACTGAACTTAAGCTACAGCTTGAGGCTTTCTTTTCATGTGTGATATTGAGGCTTGTGCAAAGCAGGTATGGGGCTTCTTATCAGCAGCAGGAGGTTGCCATGGAGGCCGTTGTGGACTTCTGCCGGCAGAAAACTTTCATGGTGGAGATGTACGCGAACTTGGATTGCGACATAACATGCAATAATGTCTTTGAAGAGCTTGCTAATCTGTTGTCAAAGAGTGCATTCCCTGTTAGTTTGCCTTTGTCTTCAATTCACATTCTTGCTTTGGATGGTCTTATTGCTATTATTCAGGGAATGGCAGAGAGGGCAGGGAATGGCTCAGTTAGTGCTGTTCAGGCTCCCCCCACGAATCTTGATGAGTATACTCCATTTTGGCTGATGAAATGTGACAACTACAGTGATCCGAATCATTGGGTTCCATTTGTTCGCCGAAGAAAGCACATAAAGAGAAGGCTGATGATTGGAGCCGATCATTTTAACCATGACCCAAAGAAAGGGCTGGAGTTCCTCCAAGGAACCCATCTCTTGCCTGACAAACTTGATCCTGAAAGTGTGGCCTGTTTTTTCAGGTACACTGCTGGGTTGGACAAGAATCTTGTTGGGGATTTCCTGGGAAACCATGATGAGTTTTGCATTCAGGTTCTTAATAAATTCGCTGGTACCTTTGATTTTCAAGACATGCATTTGGATACTGCACTGCGACTGTTTCTGGAGACGTTTCGATTGCCTGGAGAATCACAAAAGATACAAAGGGTGCTTGAAGCATTCTCAGAGAGATATTATGAGCAATCACCACAAATTCTTGCTAACAAGGATGCTGCTCTCCTGTTATCATATTCAATCATAATGCTCAACACTGACCAGCACAATGTTcaggtgaagaagaagatgacagAGGAGGATTTCATTCGGAATAATAGACACATCAATGGAGGTGATGATTTACCTCGAGAATTCCTTTCAGAGCTTTACCACTCAATATGCAAGAATGAGATCCGCACAACTCCAGAACAAGGTGCTGGTTATCCTGAAATGAACCCAAGCCGTTGGATTGATTTAATACACAAATCGAAGAAGAGTGCTCCATTCATTGTATCAGATACCAGAGCCTACCTTGACCAGGATATGTTTGCTATAATGTCAGGCCCCACAATTGCTGCCATTTCTGTGGTATTTGATCATGCAGAACATGAAGAGATTTACCAAACATGCATTGATGGATTTTTATCTGTTGCAAAGATTGCAGCGTGCTACCATCTTGAAGATGTGCTCGACGATCTGGTTGTGTCTCTTTGTAAGTTTACAACCCTTTTAAACCCATCATCTTATGAGGAACCTGTTATAGCCTTTGGTGATGACCCAAAAGCTAGAATGTCAACTGTGACAGTTTTCACGTTTGCCAATACATATGGTGATTACATTCGCACAGGCTGGAGAAATGTTCTCGAATGTATCTTAAGATTACACAAACTTGGTCTTCTGTCGGCATTTGTGGCCAGTGAAGCAGCTGGTGATTCAGAGTCTTCTGCTGACACAGGTCATGGCAAGCCCATAACCAATTCTCTATCATCTGTTCCTATGCCTCCTGTGAGTACTCCTAGGAAATCCTCTGGATTTATGGGCCGGTTTAGTCAGCTCCTATCTCTTGACACAGAGGAGCCGAGATCACAGCCTACTGAAGAAGAACTTGCTGCTCATCAGCGCACCCTTCAGACAATTCAAAAGTGCCACATTGATGGCATATTTTCAGAGAGCAAGTTTCTGCAGGCTGAATCCCTGTTACAGCTTGCACAGGCACTGATCTGGGCTGGAGGACGACCCCAGAAAGGAAGCAGCTCACCTGAGGATGAAGATACTGCAGTTTTTTGCTTGGAGTTGCTGATAGCTATTACCCTAAATAATAGGGATAGGATTATGCTTCTTTGGCAGATTGTGTATGAGCACATATCGAACATTGTTCAGTCTACTGTGATGCCTTGTGCCCTGGTAGAGAAGGCTGTTTTTGGACTTATTCAGATTTGCCAGCGGCTGCTTCCTTATAAAGAGGACCTTGCTGATGAACTCTTGCGATCATTGCAACTTGTTTTAAAGCTTGATGCTCGGGTTGCTGATGCGTACTGTGAGCAAATTACGCAGGAAGTTGGTCGCCTTgtgaaagcaaatgcctctcacATAAGATCACCATTGGGGTGGCGCATAGTTACATCACTACTCTCCATTACTGCTCGGCACCTAGAAGCTTCAGAGGCTGGATTCGATGCACTGTTCTTCATTATGTCTGAAGGAACTCACTTGTTGCCTGCCAATTATGTTCTATGTGTTGATGCGTCAAGGCAGTTTGCTGAGTCTCGTGTTGGAGAGGTGGAGCGATCTGTGTGCGCACTGGATCTTATGGCAGGTTCTATTGATTGTCTAGCAAGGTGGGCCTGCGACGCTAAGCAATCTATGAATGAGGAAGTAGCTCTGAAAATGTCTCAGGATATTGGGCAAATGTGGTTGCGGCTTGTTCAAGGGTTGAGAAAAGTTTGTTTGGACCAGAGAGAAGAGGTTAGGAATCATGCGTTGTCCATCTTACGGAGGTGTTTGACTGGAGTGGATGGGATTCCTCTTCCACATGGTCTATGGTTACAGTGCTTTGACATGGTGATCTTCACAATGCTTGATGACTTGCTTGAAATTGCACAGGGACACTCCCCAAAGGAATACCGCAACATGGAAGGCACGCTTATCCTAGCCTTGAAGCTCCTGTCCAAAGTTTTTCTGGAGCTACTACCCGAGCTATCACAGCTAACAAACTTCAGCAAACTATGGCTGGGTGTTCTCAATCGAATGGAAAATTATATGAAGGTGAAAGTTGGAGGGAGAAAATGTGAGAAGCTACGGGACCAAGTGCCGGAGCTACTTAAGAACACCTTACTTGTAATGATTTTAAGGGGAGTTCTTGTGGAGAAAAGTGACGGAGGAGATGATAGCTTGTGGGAGTTGACGTGGCTACATGTAAATAAAATTGCTCCATTATTGCAGTCTGAAATTTCCCGTGATCCAATTTTAGAGCAGTCAGATACTAAGCAGCAGGGTGAATCAGGGCGAGTTTCTGATGCGACGGGCACTTTAATTCCAACTGAAACAGCTGCTGCTGAAGGTTCCAGCAGTGGAGGCTAA